Proteins from a genomic interval of Garra rufa chromosome 4, GarRuf1.0, whole genome shotgun sequence:
- the lamtor4 gene encoding ragulator complex protein LAMTOR4, translating to MTTALTQGLERIPDQTGYLVISEEGVLASAGELENDEHTAGVIMQMVRTACRFRLHGTAEPPFKRMTVMYEDYVYAVTISGQKVFVVKRQNNQREPVIV from the exons ATg ACTACCGCTCTGACCCAAGGTTTAGAGAGAATTCCCGATCAGACTGGGTATTTGGTTATTAGTGAGGAGGGTGTACTTGCG TCCGCAGGAGAGCTGGAGAATGACGAGCACACAGCAGGAGTGATCATGCAGATGGTCAGAACAGCTTGCCGTTTTAGATTGCATGGGACAGCTGAGCCACCTTTCAAACGCATGACAG TGATGTATGAAGACTATGTTTATGCTGTGACCATCTCTGGACAGAAGGTTTTTGTAGTCAAAAGGCAGAACAACCAGCGGGAACCTGTTATTGTGTAG
- the gcc1 gene encoding GRIP and coiled-coil domain-containing protein 1: MEKFGMSFGGGLNKKELLDTIEVQKKQLVKYQTRFKDVVRAYQSLLKEKEALEASLKVLTISQEVDLNQRSDNLSFGGGTVRPLPSDLGDDRSSLHSEDSLDTAASAETATSVTSSSTKGDQIEEDQSCAVDGATAGTVANTLPQQSEEASGSESGISTSSSGFTEPTPPAADTDRRVIQLKTQLSTLTSSLATVTQEKSRMEASFQADKRKMKQELEELQARMEEEQKQHQVEIQSLQEQLAESKARVITQQHEREQEQGDHALMLRELQKLLQEERGLRQDAELKLEDARETLAEAMQAADRGIDYETQLKEITQEREELRKNLKAAAAEKNKPDPRVEELQQEIAELKAHFNQQLQQEIKKVAQADERLREQAQMEETRVASLEEQVSELSELLGACEKARQKDQQNAQRLRERILQLDTENKTLAIAAVNRSTISDLNLDDTNLNVDVLKDKLEKVKKLLFLAAQKSQDQNLDIERLLEGEKYQEVSESEKASVLHYQQELRQLREEFERYKMRAQGVLKNKNTKDGNQAKDLEEARDQLAELKEKYINLRITSDEAEVKHKRVLEERQQALVALQQTHKQEVERLDAQHRENFLRLEEELHKQRDRTMALLAEKDLELERLRAAAVIGFGSHQRQATNNITAMEGGDQEEADPEQEESDIIAQALKLAGPNEPTLLLYAEQLARKEVEVAALRKQKHRLEEDLHQLQGKLIANGERHEEEISEIRCQLDKRNRDQGRDGANLEYLKNVIYRFLTLHDTRGRQQTLTAILTILHFSPQEKQVVLKQQQHSWWTPGMR, encoded by the exons ATGGAGAAGTTTGGTATGAGCTTTGGTGGAGGCCTAAACAAAAAGGAGCTGCTGGACACCATTGAAGTGCAGAAGAAGCAGCTTGTGAAGTATCAGACACGCTTTAAAGATGTTGTCAGAGCGTATCAAAGCCTACTTAAGGAAAAAGAGGCCTTAGAAGCCAGCTTGAAGGTTCTGACCATTTCGCAGGAGGTCGATTTAAACCAGCGTAGTGATAACCTGTCATTTGGTGGAGGTACAGTACGACCTTTGCCTTCTGACCTTGGGGATGACCGATCTTCACTTCACAGTGAAGACAGCCTGGATACAGCAGCCTCTGCTGAAACGGCCACTAGCGTGACCAGCAGCAGCACTAAAGGAGACCAAATAGAGGAGGACCAAAGCTGTGCTGTAGATGGAGCCACAGCTGGAACTGTCGCAAACACCTTGCCCCAGCAATCTGAGGAGGCAAGTGGTTCTGAAAGTGGCATCAGCACCAGTAGCAGCGGATTTACGGAGCCAACACCACCTGCAGCGGACACTGACCGCCGTGTTATCCAACTAAAGACGCAGTTGTCCACCCTAACCAGTTCCTTAGCCACCGTCACTCAAGAAAAGTCCAGAATGGAAGCTTCATTCCAGGCAGACAAGCGCAAGATGAAGCAGGAACTAGAGGAACTCCAGGCCAGAATGGAGGAAGAGCAGAAGCAGCATCAAGTGGAGATTCAGAGCCTGCAGGAGCAGCTAGCAGAGAGCAAAGCCCGCGTTATCACCCAGCAGCACGAACGGGAGCAGGAGCAAGGCGATCATGCACTCATGCTCAGAGAGCTCCAGAAACTCCTGCAGGAGGAGAGGGGACTGAGACAGGATGCTGAACTCAAACTGGAGGATGCACGAGAGACATTGGCTGAAGCCATGCAGGCGGCAGACCGAGGGATAGATTATGAAACGCAGCTGAAAGAAATCACTCAGGAACGGGAGGAGCTGAGGAAGAACCTGAAGGCTGCAGCGGCAGAGAAGAACAAACCTGATCCACGTGTCGAAGAGCTCCAGCAAGAGATCGCAGAGCTCAAGGCTCACTTTAACCAGCAACTTCAGCAGGAAATTAAAAAG GTGGCACAAGCAGATGAGCGTCTCCGAGAGCAGGCACAGATGGAGGAAACACGAGTTGCCAGCCTTGAGGAGCAAGTGTCCGAGCTTTCCGAACTACTAGGTGCCTGCGAGAAGGCCAGGCAGAAGGACCAACAAAATGCTCAGAGGCTGCGAGAACGCATCCTTCAACTCGACACTGAGAACAAAACCCTTGCCATTGCCGCAGTCAACAGGTCAACGATCTCTGATCTAAACCTTGATGACACCAACTTGAATGTAGACGTGTTAAAAGACAAACTCGAGAAGGTGAAGAAGTTACTCTTCCTGGCCGCTCAAAAATCTCAAGACCAGAATCTTGACATCGAACGGCTCTTGGAAGGAGAAAAGTACCAGGAAGTCTCAGAAAGCGAGAAGGCTTCAGTGCTTCACTACCAGCAAGAGCTCCGGCAACTTAGGGAAGAGTTTGAGCGATACAAAATGAGGGCGCAGGGTGTTCTGAAGAACAAGAACACGAAAGATGGCAACCAGGCTAAAGATTTAGAAGAAGCACGTGACCAGTTGGCCGAGTTGAAGGAGAAGTACATCAACCTTCGTATAACTTCTGACGAAGCGGAGGTTAAGCACAAACGTGTTTTGGAAGAGCGGCAACAAGCGCTTGTAGCACTCCAGCAAACACACAAACAGGAAGTCGAGAGGCTGGACGCTCAACACAGGGAGAACTTCTTGCGGCTTGAGGAAGAGTTACACAAACAGAGAGATCGCACCATGGCTCTTCTTGCAGAAAAAGACCTCGAGCTGGAGCGACTCCGGGCGGCAGCGGTGATCGGCTTTGGAAGCCATCAGAGGCAAGCTACAAATAACATCACAGCGATGGAAGGAGGTGACCAAGAAGAAGCTGATCCAGAACAAGAAGAAAGCGACATTATCGCTCAAGCTCTAAAACTAGCTGGCCCCAACGAGCCGACTTTATTGTTGTACGCCGAACAGCTGGCACGCAAGGAAGTCGAAGTGGCCGCCTTGCGCAAACAAAAACATCGACTAGAAGAAGACTTGCACCAGTTACAAGGAAAGCTGATTGCTAATGGGGAGAGGCATGAAGAAGAGATCTCTGAGATACGGTGCCAGTTGGACAAGCGTAATCGGGACCAGGGCAGAGATGGGGCCAACCTTGAGTATCTCAAGAACGTTATTTATAGGTTTCTCACACTCCATGACACCAGAGGGAGACAGCAGACACTCACGGCCATTTTGACCATTTTGCACTTTAGTCCTCAAGAGAAACAAGTCGTGCTGAAGCAGCAGCAACACAGTTGGTGGACGCCAGGGATGAGATGA
- the dennd6b gene encoding protein DENND6B isoform X2 has translation MDPFDSTDSPEGPSKAAATNTEVPVPWSRFSAWLECVCVVTFDLELGQAIELVYPHDVKLTEKEKTSICYLSFPDSYSGCLGDTQFSFRLRQSVGRSSSWFGQEDAYNKDAPMTLQKDHAHFHGYVYFRQVKDASVKRGYFQKSLVVVSRLPFVNLFHSLLKVIAPEYFEKHEPCLETVCNEIDQWPAPVPGQTLNLPVMGVVMQVRIPSKIETPGGSPVKQPQTENLLPAPTVLPSVHELDLFKCFQSVLIHVQMLWEFMLLGEPVVVMAPSPTVSSETVLALVSTIAPLRYCGDYRPYFTIHDSEFKEYTTRTQAPPNVILGVTNPFFIKTFQCWPHIIRLGDLKMSGDLPKQVKVKKLAKLKTLDTKTGIYTAYKTFLHKDKALIKRLLKGIQKKRPSEVQSAILRRHLLEQTQSFILPLERYLESLMPPQRSMSPWKTPPQIRSFSQDEFMKTLEQAGPQQTLKGDWTGLYRRFFRSPNFDGWYRLRHREMTQKVECLHLEAICAAKKETPTSSEQHEGSADMDQRQIRGGDC, from the exons ATGGACCCATTTGACAGCACCGATTCTCCGGAAGGGCCATCTAAAGCTGCGGCGACAAACACAGAGGTACCAGTGCCGTGGTCGCGCTTCTCTGCCTGGCTCGAATGCGTGTGCGTCGTTACCTTCGACCTCGAGCTCGGACAAGCCATAGAG CTCGTTTACCCACATGATGTCAAACTCACAGAGAAAGAG AAAACAAGCATCTGTTACTTATCGTTTCCTGACTCATACTCAG GATGCCTCGGGGATACTCAGTTCAGCTTCAGACTGCGGCAGTCGGTGGGCCGCAGTAGCTCTTGGTTTGGACAGGAGGATGCGTATAACAAGGATGCACCTATGACCCTGCAG AAGGATCACGCACATTTCCATGGATATGTGTATTTTAGGCAAGTAAAAGATGCGTCTGTCAAAAGGGGATACTTTCAAAAG TCTCTGGTGGTGGTGTCCAGATTGCCGTTTGTGAACCTTTTCCATTCGCTGCTGAAGGTCATTGCTCCGGAGTACTTTGAAAAGCATGAACCTTGTCTGGAGACAG TCTGTAATGAGATTGACCAATGGCCAGCACCAGTACCAGGACAGACTCTCAACTTACCTGTGATGGGTGTGGTGATGCAG GTCAGAATTCCTTCAAAAATCGAAACGCCAGGAGGAAGCCCTGTAAAACAACCACAAACAGAG AATCTGCTCCCTGCCCCCACGGTTCTTCCATCAGTTCACGAGCTGGATCTTTTTAA ATGTTTCCAGTCAGTTCTGATTCACGTGCAGATGCTCTGGGAGTTCATGTTGCTAGGAGAGCCGGTGGTTGTTATGGCACCCTCTCCAACCGTCTCCTCGGAGACCGTGCTGGCCCTGGTCAG CACTATCGCTCCACTGCGCTACTGTGGTGATTACAGACCATATTTCACCATTCATGACAGTGAATTCAAGGAGTACACAACCAGGACTCAGGCTCC GCCCAATGTGATACTTGGTGTCACAAACCCTTTCTTCATAAAGACCTTTCAGTGCTGGCCACACATTATTCGCCTCGGAGACTTGAAGATGTCTG GTGATTTACCAAAGCAAGTGAAGGTCAAGAAACTGGCAAAGTTAAAAACACTGGATACCAAAACAG GCATATACACAGCATACAAGACCTTCCTACACAAAGACAAAGCCCTCATCAAGCGACTCTTAAAG GGTATCCAGAAAAAAAGGCCATCAGAGGTGCAGAGTGCCATTTTGAGGCGGCATCTGTTGGAGCAAACGCAGAGTTTCATACTTCCGCTG GAGCGATATTTGGAAAGCCTCATGCCGCCGCAGAGATCTATGTCTCCTTGGAAG ACGCCTCCTCAGATCCGGTCCTTCAGTCAGGATGAGTTCATGAAGACCCTAGAGCAAGCAGGGCCACAACAAACGCTGAAAGGAGATTGGACAGGCCTGTACAG GCGTTTCTTCCGTTCACCAAACTTTGATGGCTGGTATCGGCTCAGGCACAGAGAGATGACTCAGAAAGTAGAATGTCTTCATTTAGAGGCCATCTGTGCAGCT aagaaagaaaccccTACGAGttcagaacaacatgagg GATCTGCTGACATGGACCAAAGACAAATCAGAGGTGGAGATTGTTGA
- the atp6v1f gene encoding V-type proton ATPase subunit F, translated as MPGRGKLIAVIGDEDTCTGFLLGGIGELNKNRKPNFLVVEKDTSITEIEETFKSFLARSDIGIILINQFIAEMIRHAIDAHMESIPAVLEIPSKEHPYDASKDSILRRAKGMFSAEDFR; from the exons ATGCCTGGACGGGGGAAATTAATCGCGGTTATTGGGGATGAAGACACTTGTACCGGATTCCTCCTTGGAGGGATTGGAGAGCTGAACAAAAACAGAAAACCCAATTTCTTGGTGGTGGAAAAAGACACGAGCATCACAGAAATAGAGGAGACCTTCAA GAGTTTCCTGGCTCGCAGTGACATTGGCATCATCCTCATCAACCAGTTCATTGCAGAGATGATTCGTCATGCTATCGATGCCCACATGGAGTCAATCCCAGCCGTTTTGGAGATTCCCTCAAAAGAGCATCCGTATGATGCCTCCAAAGATTCCATCCTGCGACGGGCCAAGGGAATGTTTTCAGCAGAAGACTTCCGATAA
- the dennd6b gene encoding protein DENND6B isoform X1 produces the protein MDPFDSTDSPEGPSKAAATNTEVPVPWSRFSAWLECVCVVTFDLELGQAIELVYPHDVKLTEKEKTSICYLSFPDSYSGCLGDTQFSFRLRQSVGRSSSWFGQEDAYNKDAPMTLQKDHAHFHGYVYFRQVKDASVKRGYFQKSLVVVSRLPFVNLFHSLLKVIAPEYFEKHEPCLETVCNEIDQWPAPVPGQTLNLPVMGVVMQVRIPSKIETPGGSPVKQPQTENLLPAPTVLPSVHELDLFKCFQSVLIHVQMLWEFMLLGEPVVVMAPSPTVSSETVLALVSTIAPLRYCGDYRPYFTIHDSEFKEYTTRTQAPPNVILGVTNPFFIKTFQCWPHIIRLGDLKMSGDLPKQVKVKKLAKLKTLDTKTGIYTAYKTFLHKDKALIKRLLKGIQKKRPSEVQSAILRRHLLEQTQSFILPLERYLESLMPPQRSMSPWKTPPQIRSFSQDEFMKTLEQAGPQQTLKGDWTGLYRRFFRSPNFDGWYRLRHREMTQKVECLHLEAICAADLLTWTKDKSEVEIVDLILKLREKLTRARKHQLPVKEELLERLEQSIQTIISSLPEDLQTLLHRQ, from the exons ATGGACCCATTTGACAGCACCGATTCTCCGGAAGGGCCATCTAAAGCTGCGGCGACAAACACAGAGGTACCAGTGCCGTGGTCGCGCTTCTCTGCCTGGCTCGAATGCGTGTGCGTCGTTACCTTCGACCTCGAGCTCGGACAAGCCATAGAG CTCGTTTACCCACATGATGTCAAACTCACAGAGAAAGAG AAAACAAGCATCTGTTACTTATCGTTTCCTGACTCATACTCAG GATGCCTCGGGGATACTCAGTTCAGCTTCAGACTGCGGCAGTCGGTGGGCCGCAGTAGCTCTTGGTTTGGACAGGAGGATGCGTATAACAAGGATGCACCTATGACCCTGCAG AAGGATCACGCACATTTCCATGGATATGTGTATTTTAGGCAAGTAAAAGATGCGTCTGTCAAAAGGGGATACTTTCAAAAG TCTCTGGTGGTGGTGTCCAGATTGCCGTTTGTGAACCTTTTCCATTCGCTGCTGAAGGTCATTGCTCCGGAGTACTTTGAAAAGCATGAACCTTGTCTGGAGACAG TCTGTAATGAGATTGACCAATGGCCAGCACCAGTACCAGGACAGACTCTCAACTTACCTGTGATGGGTGTGGTGATGCAG GTCAGAATTCCTTCAAAAATCGAAACGCCAGGAGGAAGCCCTGTAAAACAACCACAAACAGAG AATCTGCTCCCTGCCCCCACGGTTCTTCCATCAGTTCACGAGCTGGATCTTTTTAA ATGTTTCCAGTCAGTTCTGATTCACGTGCAGATGCTCTGGGAGTTCATGTTGCTAGGAGAGCCGGTGGTTGTTATGGCACCCTCTCCAACCGTCTCCTCGGAGACCGTGCTGGCCCTGGTCAG CACTATCGCTCCACTGCGCTACTGTGGTGATTACAGACCATATTTCACCATTCATGACAGTGAATTCAAGGAGTACACAACCAGGACTCAGGCTCC GCCCAATGTGATACTTGGTGTCACAAACCCTTTCTTCATAAAGACCTTTCAGTGCTGGCCACACATTATTCGCCTCGGAGACTTGAAGATGTCTG GTGATTTACCAAAGCAAGTGAAGGTCAAGAAACTGGCAAAGTTAAAAACACTGGATACCAAAACAG GCATATACACAGCATACAAGACCTTCCTACACAAAGACAAAGCCCTCATCAAGCGACTCTTAAAG GGTATCCAGAAAAAAAGGCCATCAGAGGTGCAGAGTGCCATTTTGAGGCGGCATCTGTTGGAGCAAACGCAGAGTTTCATACTTCCGCTG GAGCGATATTTGGAAAGCCTCATGCCGCCGCAGAGATCTATGTCTCCTTGGAAG ACGCCTCCTCAGATCCGGTCCTTCAGTCAGGATGAGTTCATGAAGACCCTAGAGCAAGCAGGGCCACAACAAACGCTGAAAGGAGATTGGACAGGCCTGTACAG GCGTTTCTTCCGTTCACCAAACTTTGATGGCTGGTATCGGCTCAGGCACAGAGAGATGACTCAGAAAGTAGAATGTCTTCATTTAGAGGCCATCTGTGCAGCT GATCTGCTGACATGGACCAAAGACAAATCAGAGGTGGAGATTGTTGACCTCATTCTAAAGCTTCGGGAGAAACTG ACGAGAGCCCGAAAACACCAGCTTCCGGTGAAAGAAGAACTCCTGGAGAGATTAGAGCAGTCCATCCAGACCATCATCAGCTCCTTGCCAGAGGATCTACAGACATTATTACACAGACAATGA